A part of Tessaracoccus timonensis genomic DNA contains:
- a CDS encoding glycosyltransferase, translating into MNVLLRPKAIVIFLGVLGALLTGLGLGLAIGGAPGWILGCAATLLCCASMGMVYPLWARDRSRGKALREFFTKSVREQSRATYHIQRLGDTTRDSTKALSEVADQLSVAVHSLGELKAQQAAPSNSVTLAARAMTQSPAQVRRLDAGGRVKRVDRAPLKVVLEREYRPMTGWTAKRWSASRQAGSRFVVEEKQPAYRTGEVPFASDIPVAMIADDFTFNSFRSEFDTCRLHPQTWRETFEKVKPQLFFCESAWQGGDPSKAPWQGRIYSSARFSHENRQELLSIIEYCRKNGIPTVFWNKEDPTHYGDRINDFIRTAYLFDYVFTTAEECVPRYEYDLKRGNVDVLPFAVQPRMFNPLGREHAKDRANFAGTWYGMYPERSRAAEQIMDIVLATGRELVIYDRMFGHSNPVYRYPERFRTFVRPSIPYAETAATYKQSRFGITLNTVTDSNTMFARRVFELAASGAVVLSNYSKGVERFFGDSVIFVDRDPVRFTDMSESTYMDLQQRALTVALDNTYTHRAETILRAAGIKFISRYEAPAAFGTVATRAEFNALRANAALSGLEGGVACVGENADPGLLMQLMREHIPGWVSVSANELARQDYRTRNLLDRRGVVVADESQEFPDRQDIGYLSSHWHYTGLPVVHRKAGETSFSTGCTGLSGAYVPAEAFRDALASPTASTVMFV; encoded by the coding sequence ATGAATGTACTTTTGAGGCCGAAGGCCATCGTCATCTTCCTTGGCGTGCTGGGGGCTCTGCTCACAGGGTTGGGGCTGGGCTTGGCGATCGGAGGAGCGCCAGGATGGATTCTGGGATGTGCCGCAACGTTGCTTTGTTGCGCCAGTATGGGCATGGTTTATCCGCTGTGGGCCCGTGATCGCTCGAGAGGTAAAGCTCTACGTGAGTTCTTCACGAAGTCGGTTCGGGAGCAGTCTCGTGCTACGTACCACATCCAGCGCCTGGGTGATACCACGAGGGATTCAACCAAAGCCCTTTCCGAGGTCGCAGATCAGCTGTCGGTGGCTGTCCACTCGCTGGGTGAACTAAAGGCTCAGCAGGCTGCTCCATCGAATTCCGTCACGCTAGCCGCGAGAGCAATGACACAGTCACCGGCGCAGGTGCGTCGGTTAGATGCGGGTGGACGGGTGAAACGCGTTGACCGGGCCCCGCTCAAGGTGGTGCTCGAGCGTGAGTATCGCCCGATGACTGGGTGGACCGCAAAACGATGGTCCGCAAGCCGCCAAGCCGGCTCACGCTTCGTTGTCGAGGAGAAGCAGCCGGCCTACCGTACAGGCGAGGTCCCCTTTGCCAGTGATATTCCAGTGGCGATGATCGCGGACGACTTCACCTTCAATTCTTTCCGGTCTGAGTTCGATACGTGCCGGCTGCATCCTCAAACCTGGCGTGAGACCTTCGAGAAGGTCAAGCCTCAGCTGTTCTTCTGTGAATCGGCTTGGCAGGGGGGAGATCCGTCAAAGGCGCCATGGCAGGGGCGCATATACTCTTCCGCACGGTTTTCTCACGAGAACCGTCAGGAGCTGCTTAGCATCATAGAGTACTGTCGGAAGAACGGAATTCCGACCGTTTTCTGGAATAAGGAAGATCCGACGCACTACGGAGATCGAATAAATGATTTCATCCGCACTGCGTATCTCTTCGACTACGTGTTCACAACGGCCGAGGAATGCGTCCCGCGCTACGAGTACGACTTGAAGCGAGGTAACGTCGATGTCCTGCCCTTCGCCGTGCAGCCGCGCATGTTCAACCCGTTGGGCCGGGAACACGCGAAGGACCGGGCAAATTTTGCCGGCACATGGTATGGAATGTATCCGGAACGGAGTCGTGCAGCAGAACAGATCATGGACATAGTGCTCGCGACTGGGCGTGAGCTGGTCATCTACGACCGGATGTTTGGTCATTCGAACCCTGTCTATCGCTATCCCGAACGGTTTCGGACGTTCGTGCGCCCTTCCATCCCATATGCGGAGACCGCTGCCACTTATAAACAGTCGCGATTCGGCATCACACTCAACACCGTTACTGACTCGAACACCATGTTTGCTCGGCGTGTTTTCGAGCTTGCGGCATCGGGGGCTGTCGTTCTCTCTAACTACTCCAAAGGGGTTGAGCGATTCTTCGGGGACAGTGTCATATTCGTCGATCGCGATCCAGTCAGGTTCACTGACATGTCCGAATCAACGTACATGGACTTACAGCAGCGAGCCTTGACCGTGGCTCTCGACAACACGTATACACATCGTGCCGAGACGATCCTGAGGGCAGCTGGTATCAAATTCATCTCACGCTATGAGGCTCCGGCAGCATTTGGTACGGTCGCGACGCGCGCGGAGTTCAATGCCTTGCGTGCGAATGCTGCGCTGAGCGGCTTGGAGGGAGGCGTCGCGTGCGTGGGTGAGAACGCCGATCCGGGCCTCCTCATGCAGCTGATGCGTGAACACATCCCGGGTTGGGTCTCAGTGTCTGCCAACGAATTGGCTAGGCAGGATTACCGTACGCGCAACTTGCTTGACAGGCGTGGCGTTGTCGTGGCGGATGAGAGTCAGGAGTTCCCCGATCGGCAGGATATCGGCTACCTGTCGTCACATTGGCACTACACGGGCCTTCCAGTCGTGCATCGCAAGGCTGGAGAAACGTCCTTCAGTACTGGGTGTACGGGGCTGTCAGGGGCTTACGTGCCAGCTGAAGCGTTCCGCGACGCACTCGCGAGTCCTACTGCCAGCACTGTTATGTTTGTTTAG
- a CDS encoding glycosyltransferase, with protein MSEALLTIAIPTYNSIDKMADTIASLEATCDLTPCEVVFVDDCSRDDTFERLSELCAERTGWRIERLEENSGTAARPRNRAIELTRTKYVFFLDSDDVLIPEGVKAAVEIATQQDLDAVRSSLKVRFGDGSEIMADRVPGWDKLTDLASQLRAITKYQSLTCSTVFRVEMLRQHDIRFDETRRIGEDIVFTAQGLQAANRISYRDLPIRKYIRASVGEESITQRINSNQFADFVRSWHEVEQILETRNVSFVREHGFAAMNYAIRQFIWFGSEPLTREHFALFGDYCRRHWEIIETFPMRSRVKDVAKAAYDGDYEKFQDIIRLRMLVAGHDLKFMQDLLPEFEKDYQVRVDQWSGPAPSQHDLAASQDCLAWADLIWAEWMLGAAAWYSQRVENEQRLIVRTHRTEMTSDIGLDVKTDKVSAFVAISPHTLGDFADRFDIPRSKFHLIPNTFDVDGYRRVPVAEKKRHVLGMVGILPKLKRFDLALELLAELRKSDPDFELHVFGKRPDELAWLMRDDDEKAFYARCDEMVDRLGLKDSVVYRGWVDTKEALGELGAVISMSDYEGMQVALGEAYCAETLGVSLPWRGAESCYPAEFIFATVDEMAEYLRHTLDDVAAYGSATQRGRVYMEDHYALAGTVEQTQLMLKSVRA; from the coding sequence ATGTCTGAAGCTTTGCTCACCATTGCAATTCCCACCTACAACAGCATCGATAAGATGGCTGATACGATTGCGTCTCTTGAAGCCACATGCGATCTTACACCCTGTGAGGTAGTCTTTGTCGATGACTGTTCGAGGGACGATACATTTGAACGGTTGAGCGAGTTATGCGCGGAACGAACGGGCTGGAGAATCGAGCGGCTAGAAGAGAATTCAGGCACGGCCGCTCGCCCTAGAAACCGAGCAATTGAGCTCACGCGTACGAAGTACGTGTTCTTCCTCGACTCGGATGACGTGCTTATACCGGAGGGTGTGAAAGCTGCTGTTGAGATTGCCACCCAGCAGGATCTAGACGCTGTCAGATCGTCGCTGAAGGTCCGATTCGGTGACGGGTCAGAAATCATGGCGGATCGGGTCCCCGGCTGGGACAAATTGACTGATCTGGCATCACAACTTCGTGCCATCACCAAATACCAGAGCTTGACCTGCAGCACGGTATTCAGAGTGGAGATGTTGCGTCAGCATGACATCCGCTTCGACGAAACTAGACGAATCGGAGAAGATATCGTCTTTACGGCCCAGGGACTCCAAGCGGCAAACAGGATCTCTTACCGAGATCTACCCATCCGCAAGTATATCCGGGCATCGGTCGGGGAAGAATCCATCACTCAACGAATTAATTCTAACCAGTTTGCCGACTTCGTCCGCTCTTGGCATGAGGTCGAACAAATCTTGGAAACCCGCAATGTCTCTTTCGTGCGGGAACACGGATTTGCTGCGATGAACTATGCGATCCGCCAGTTCATTTGGTTCGGCTCGGAGCCCCTTACACGTGAGCATTTTGCGTTGTTCGGTGATTACTGTCGTCGGCACTGGGAAATCATCGAGACATTCCCCATGCGTAGCCGGGTCAAGGATGTGGCGAAGGCTGCATATGACGGCGACTATGAGAAGTTCCAAGACATCATCCGCCTTCGTATGCTCGTCGCGGGTCACGATCTCAAGTTCATGCAGGATCTCCTGCCCGAGTTCGAGAAGGACTACCAGGTCAGGGTGGACCAATGGAGCGGGCCGGCACCATCCCAACACGACTTGGCAGCTTCGCAGGATTGCTTGGCTTGGGCTGACTTGATCTGGGCGGAATGGATGCTGGGCGCCGCGGCTTGGTACTCGCAACGCGTGGAGAACGAGCAGCGACTCATTGTGCGAACGCACAGGACTGAAATGACATCGGACATTGGCCTGGACGTCAAGACCGACAAGGTGTCTGCGTTCGTAGCGATCTCGCCCCATACTTTGGGGGACTTCGCGGACAGATTTGATATCCCCCGCTCTAAGTTCCACCTGATTCCCAATACCTTCGATGTCGATGGTTACCGTCGGGTGCCGGTCGCGGAGAAGAAGCGACACGTCCTCGGGATGGTGGGAATCCTTCCCAAGCTCAAGCGATTTGATCTTGCGCTGGAGCTGTTGGCGGAGCTCCGCAAGTCCGACCCTGATTTTGAGCTGCACGTGTTTGGGAAGCGTCCGGACGAACTTGCTTGGCTCATGCGTGATGACGACGAGAAGGCCTTCTACGCGAGATGCGATGAAATGGTGGATCGTCTCGGGCTCAAGGATTCCGTGGTCTATCGCGGTTGGGTGGACACCAAGGAGGCGCTCGGCGAGCTCGGCGCGGTCATTTCAATGAGCGACTACGAGGGCATGCAAGTCGCGCTTGGTGAGGCCTACTGCGCGGAGACCTTGGGCGTCTCGCTCCCGTGGCGTGGCGCCGAGAGTTGCTATCCGGCAGAGTTCATCTTTGCGACGGTCGACGAGATGGCCGAGTATCTTCGCCACACTCTCGACGACGTGGCTGCATACGGGTCGGCGACACAGCGAGGGCGTGTCTATATGGAAGACCACTACGCTCTGGCAGGGACCGTCGAACAAACGCAGCTCATGCTCAAGTCAGTGAGGGCCTGA